Genomic segment of Arachis hypogaea cultivar Tifrunner chromosome 16, arahy.Tifrunner.gnm2.J5K5, whole genome shotgun sequence:
TATTTAATCTgcaagttttttttctttttgttattttaattattcATTTTGAGTGTCAAAACCTTAATTAAATTATATGGCTCTAGTTGATATATAATTATTAAGTAGTGTTTCAAGACTTATCCGAAATCAATATCATTTGGGTATGAACGTGAGATCCAAACTCTTTTTTCTGAGATGTTTTGATGTCTTCTCTAGCGAGGTGAAATTGTGAGTTCTTCGGCGAGGTTGATGAGTAGTATATGCAAGTGACTCCAATACTTTAATTAGTAAAAGTTTAGGCAAATTTTTATGAGTTAGGGTTCCAAAACACTTCAATGTGTTAGGATATTTATAGAAGTACCTTATGAGCTAGTCAACACTTCTGAAATTGTTCCATCTTTAATAGTAGGTGGTTTctcttttttgtttaaaaaagttGTTGTGATTTCCTTTTTAAATTAGTAATAGAGATTGTAGGGATTAATTGAAATTCATCTTATTCGAACAAGTCAAATTGAACTGTCTCCATTGTGGTAGACCTCTATGAGACCAGATAAGTTAGGTGGTATAGATCTAGACTCTTATTCTGTAAATTATGAATTAAGTCTTAATCATTTTAAATTTAAACCCTTATCATGGATCAggatataaacaaataaaaaataactagttAGATATCAACATATCTCTAATCAATATATTTAATTCTCAATATTTTGTGAACTcaactaaaacaatacaaaatttttatacgcatttcattttgtttctgtaaattttattttaggttGTATTCATTTTgacaaattcaattaaaatttgtttaatataTAGTAATTTGCTGCGTGTTTATCTTTTTCCATAAGtgtgtttatatttaaaataGTATTAATTTAATAGATACACAAAATTATTAgaaatatattttagtattttataatgTATGTTTTTTCAATTAAGAATACAAGATGTCTCTTTGATAATTTTGGTGTTTATTTGTGAATGCATGTATTGTAGATTTGagtatgaaattatttttatcaaaataattatattgaatGACGGTGActgataaataatatatttaattaaaatttaaataaagaattttcaaatttcttaattTAAACAAAACATTGTAGAAATTAAATTTCCTTTGTGCTTTCCACTTCTTTCCTTTGCCAAACGAGGCCTTAGGATGTTCAACGCTTTCCTCTTGAACACACATTTGCAGAGCTTTGGAGTACGGTGAGTCAGTTGAGGTGGATTTCAGGAAAAAGAGAAGCCAAAAAGTTGCGATAAATTTTCCTTCAGACTAAGATTTGGGCTACGCTTACTCCACTGAATTTGTCACTCCTCCAACACCAACGCATTGATGCCATTTCCGGTAACTACTTTTTCCAATCTCCACTTTCATAGAATGACCAAATTAAACTCTTCTATATATCGAATTTTGCAAGATTTGTTGCGAGTTTTTTCCCAAACTCTTACTTTCAGGGACAAGTAAATACAGGTAGAAACTTAGTTGTTTTcatgtaaaattaatagttaacaaTTATGGCCAgatgataatttaatcaaatatgtcaAATCTTCTAAGGATTTTCAACTATTAACTTCGCTTATGTGAGTCTTCACCTAAACAAAATCCTAACTGAAAAGCGTAAgcttctataataataataataacgtgTTTCATTCattctctttttgttttgatgTTGGTTAACTAGTATAAAACTTTAATAGTAGCTTGTTCCATCATTGTTCCTGAGCTTTTGTTTATAGGTTTCGAGTTTGGTATCAAGAAAATGGTACTGGAGTCTGGTATAAATTTTTATCTGTAATGGAGAAAAACCTTGTGGATGTGTTATGGTGGGTCATTATCTAGTCTCTTAACCTGGGGTTGGGTGTTCGAATCTCATCTTCGGCATTGAAAGGGATTAGTCTATCCAGCAATGGATACCCTTTGAAAACCAAAATAATTGTAATGTGGAAGTTTAATTAGGCTTCTGGTAGAGTTAGTAGGACCTTTTTCTTGTGTTGAGACTTGAGACATTGTAGCTTAGTTTTATTTCTGGGCATTAATCCCAAAGTTTAAGTGAAAGACAGAAAACCATTTTAAGTCACTCATTTGTCTCTACTCAACCACTTCAGCTTTTGATAGAAGTGATCCATGAAATCATTCTATTAAAGTATTTACTTTTCATCACCAAGTGGTTTAGATTATGGTACCTATGCTGCCGCATTTCAGCAAAGGTAGGTGAGTTTGTGTATTGGTCACATTTAGAGTTCAATGGTAGTGCATGAGGTCGCTTATTAAGGGAAAGATGTTCGAAATGTGTTAAAAGTTTTCTTGTTGAAAATGTTGGCAGATAACATcttaaaatgtgatttttcaggTGTTTTTGGATGCATGGAATGCTCAACAAGTCAACAGTGACAAAACAACTTATTTTCTAGTGTCAAAACTAAAGGTGTGACTAAATCATTATATTGAGTTATATCCAGATAGACATTACCAGAAGGTTGAGATTTCCCATTCCAAAATCTCCTTGTGGGTAAGGCTATTCCTTGGTGGTGCCTCCGATACTTGTTCTTTTGTTTGATATTTGGATGGAAAGATTAGACACAATACAAATTTAGTATAATTCTTCTAAGCCATATGCTGAAGCGTCAGTTGCTGCATGCTTCTTCTGAAGCCTTAAAACGTTGGCTATATGATAGAATAAAATTGAAGTGTTGCATTGTATCTGGTTTAATTTGTTCTATATATCCCTATAACCATAAAGTTGCTTCATTTCTACACTAGGTTATATGAGTTTTTTCCCCCTCCTGGTTTCTGTAGTGTGAATAGTGAGCAAGAAATTCTCGTGTAAAAAATGTGGAAGTCTTTAGTTGGAGATGATGAAGAGCAAGGGGAGAGCTTGTTGGGTGAGGATTCAGGTGGCCTCTGCTCCCTCTCTCCAACACAGGTACTTCCAAAACTCTTCAAACAAGCCTTGCTGGCTAAACTTATTTTGATCTTTTCGCTCTAAACATTTTTGCTGTTTTTATGTCTTGACGAAGCAGAGAATTTACGGATTTGCAGCTTGTTTGATTGCTGGTCTTGCTTGCATGTTACTGGTAAGACCATAAGAGAAACTGTGCTACTTTTATATTTGTTCTGCTTCTGCGGTATTTATGTGTTTTACTTGCCTTGTTTGTATATTTCTATTTCACCAAGTATAAATTTACTGAAGAGAAAGTATATAAATAACGTTTGTCCAATTTAGGACATTAGAAACAAAATAGTTAAAGTGCAAAGCTTTTTCAAACTATTGGAAGCACAACGGCTTTTgatattatattttgttatttcgtTGCTATTCTAGTTATTTTCATGGTGTTTTTCGTTTATCAGAAAGCATCTGTATCTGAGAATAAGGATCTCTTGACCACCCTCAAGGaatgtttttcttcttgtttttgtgTTACTCTAACCCAGGACTCTATAGCAATGAATACCCATTAATTGATCTTAGGAACATCACGAACCAGAGCCAAGGATCAATGGtgtatttatttttcattgaagCTTGTGCATAACTTAATGTAAAAATAGTGATATTTTTTAAGTGATAAATTTTCTATTCCCGTGTGATCAATGGTTTTTAGCTTTCTTTTCTTCAATTTCTGTACAATACGAACCGCAAGTCAAATGTTGAGAACTGAACACAtgatatttcattttttattattattattttttttctattttgcagTCAATGATTGTTTTTGCCAAACCCATCAAATTTGCATTATTATTCACCTTTGGAAACGTATTAGCAGTGGGAAGGTAGATTCGATTGGTCCTCGGACTTCTGGTTGTATTAGAGTTAATTTTTTCCCCTAGACTGGATTCAATTCAATGCACCTACCAACTTCTGTGTTGTGTATCTGGCAGCACAGCCTTTCTTCTTGGACCTGCACAACAACTCGGAATGATGCTTGATAATGCTCGTGTTTTTGCAACAGCCATATACATTGGATGTGTGGTTATAGCACTCATATGTGCGCTCTGGGTAAGTCATACACCATTGATAATACAGAGTCATTTCTCTAATATGCTGATAATTTTGCAAACCTTAATTTTCTTGAGTATTGAACAATAGAAACGGGTAAAAGGAAGAGATTTAATGACTAATTCTTTGTATACTCGCTTAGTCTTACCGCGTCATCACTTAGGATTGAATGTGACCCATTTTAAGTCTGGACCACACTCCATCCTATGGTGACAAGGTAATATTTCTCATGTTGAATAATCGTCAGCAACCTTTTTGCTGTTGTCTATTTGCCCAATTTGATAGTGGAGTCTGATCAATTCATATTGTTTTTCATAACAATTGAtatccttctttctttttgtagATTCATGACAAGTTGTTGACTATAATTGCTATCATAATTGAGATTGGTGCTCTTATTTGGTAAGTTTACCTTGGACAATAAGGGTCTATTTGGGTTTTGTTTCTatattctgtttttattttagtgcctctgagttttataattttatgaatgaTATAAtgaagggtaaagtatactttttgtctctaacgtttgcaatatttttcaaaaatatcccgaATGTTTTCGATTTATTCAATTTTGTCCCTAATGTTTTTAATTTGTGTCAAAACTACCCTTGAAAgttttcaattttgtccctaaagttttaCATGGAAATAACGTTCAGGAGTAATTTTGACACAAATCTAAAACGTTAAGGACAAAATTGAATAAAACTAAACGTTaagggtatttttaaaaaaagatgcaaacgttagggacaaaaagcATACTTTACcctataatgaaaaagaaaattaaaataaacaggattttattgtttttgtttcttcCTTCGCAAATCCTAAAACTTTGAAAATACTGAAAACGCAAAACAAAAACCAAATAGACCTAGACATAAAGTTGTCTTGAAAACTATTTCACAGATGAAGCATTTTAAGAGGAACTTTAATTAAAGCATGGTCATGTTTTACTTACGTTTAAGATCATTAATTATTCCAAGTTATCACAGGTACAGCTTAAGCTACATACCTTTTGCTCGTAGAATGGTTTCTGAGTTGATGATTAGATTATGCGACACAGAactttgaaaaaagaaagaaaagaaaaatgcaactGATGCTGATGCTGTGGATTTGGTTGTTTGTTCTAATATATAGATTAATTtgtaattcaattaaaattattgattgatTGTGAGCTTCATAAGTTTCTTATAACATAGTTTCATTAGTTTGTGCTTATGAAACGTCATTTTGAGCAATGACGAGTGTTGCAATTATTTTCCCCAAATCATCTACATTCACTAGAAACAATATAAGAATGTGatgtaaatcaaattttattttatttttttgcaaggTAAGTCTGAAACAAACCACTTGCAGGGTTTAATTCCAAAAACTGAACTCTGGACAGTAAGTCTCTAATCGTAACCAATTAAACACCCAATGGGAGCCTCCATTGGCATTAGgacaaaaggtggttggtataaaCTTTAATTATACAAGTACCTGGAGAATTGGTTTTGTGAAAgccttcttttttttaaatagattgCAAATTAGATATTTGGTACTCCCTTTTGTTTCTAGGTACCTGTTCAAATATTCAAAAACCAAATTATCAAATTTACCAATTGCAATATATTACCCATTTCTATAAACGCTTGATGATCTAGTCCAGTATGAATTCATCTTTTGAATGAAATTGATACCACTCCTTTAAACATAAACAAGAAAAGTACTCCTCATGCCATTAGTTGTTTTTCTCATTCTTTATTGAAAATGCGGGTGAAATTTATAATCCATTATTATCCCCCAGATAACATAATTAGGGAGATCCAATATTTTGGTTGCACTTCCACGTTTGCATGAATCAAGGTTGGTTATATGATGAGGAATTGAGGGTGATGTTACATGAATCCAATTTTGGTGCACTTGATCTTGGTGATGTTCGGTTCATTAAAAGATAACTTGAATTTGCCAACATAAAAGTCGGGTGAAAATGTGTGAATCTGATAGAGAGGTGCCTACTACTAACAGGTTTGGACTGTGTTACAAAAGTAGGGGTAAATAGAGGTCAAGTAGGAGTGTTTTAGGAGTTGTTGGCATATCCAACTGGCTGATAGGTTGTTAGATCCTATTACTCATTGCCTATAAATAGCTAGGTTATAGTTGGTTTAAAGAGGATAGTTTTTCTGTTGTGAATTCTGTTAGAAGTTAGAAAAAATCTCTCTCTCTGAGCTGGTAGTTCCAGTTGTGTAGAACCTTATAAGGAGAGCTAATTGGCCATCCCGGTGTATCAATAAAGCTTGATCATTCTGCTATTGCTGGTTCTATCAACTGGTATCAGAGCTTGAGGATCCCGACGCTGAATGGTGCAATCGAGATCGAGGAAAATGGAGTCACGATTTGACACAATTGAATCGCGCATGGAGGAGATGTTCCGATTGATGCAGGAGACGCTACAGTGCTTCGATTCCCGAATGGATGCGTTCAAAAATCGCACGCCTAATCGGAATGAGTGTGGTTCACCGAGATCGCACTTGGCCCCAGGCTCATTGGCTGGAAGCCGCGGCGCGCCGGAGCAATGGCGAAAGCTAGAACTTCCGATCTTTCGTGGAGACAACGCGGTGGTTTGGGTTGAACGCATGGAGCAATTCTTCTTGCTGCGCACAGTGCCAGAGTAAGAATGGCTCACGGTCGCCACCTTTGCAATGGAAGGAAGGGCATTCACGTGGTTCAGGTGGTGGGAGGCGACGGCACCGGTGCTGCAGTGGTGGTTCTTCAGTGCGGCGCTGCTACGGCATTTTCAACCGGAACAGCTACAGAGCCCTTATCAAGCGCTGCTGAAGCTGAAACAGACGAATTCAGTGCGGGACTACGTTGACCAGTTCGTGCTTCACACGCGGCCCCTCCGCGGAATTGTGCCGGAATTGTTGATGGACCTCTTCTTAAATGGGCTGAAACCAGAAGTGGGGGAAGAATATAAACTGTTCCCATACTAGTCAGTGGACGAGTTAATGGAACTGGCACAGAAGGTCGAAAACCGCAACGCTGCCTTGCGAGGGGTATCGGGACGCGGTAAATCATTGGTTCCCAACTTCGCCGTTGCCAATTCAACCGCCACCAAAGCGGTGCACCCCGCTACAGCGTCCAACTCTGCAGCAAGCAACAGTGTGGAGTCGACGACGGATCCCTTGCGACGGCGCGGATTGAGACATCTCAACAACGAGGAATATAGAGCTAAGCGGGCCAAGGGAGAATGCTTCCTCTGTGATGAACCATACACCACAGATCACAATTGCAAGAATAGGGAGTTCAAGCTTTTAATCATGGAGCCAGACTTTGAAGCGGATTGGTTACAGCATGAGGCAGTTCCGGAAACAAGGGAGCAGGGACAATTGGAGCTCAAATTCATGAGCTTGAGTGGACATCACAAGTCAATCAAAGCCTGAGCAGAGGTAAATGGCCGCCGTGTACGCGTTCTCATAGATTGTGGAGCTTCGGACAACTTCGCAACACCGGAGATTGTCACCGAGTTGGGCCTAAGAATTGAAAACACCCCTAAGTTCCAGGTTAGGGTAACGAACAATAGCAATAAAGGGGGACATGGAAGGTGCAGGGAAGGTGTTTGGGTGTCACGCTCCAATTCAAGGAATTGGCAATCAAGGAAGACTTATTCATCTTCCCAACCGACGAAGCGGAATTTGTCTTGGGGCTGGCGTGGCTAGATAAGTTGGGAGACATTCTCGTAAACTTCAAAAAATCATGCCTTTGATTTCGGAATGGGGATAGCATGGTTACATTGCAGGGGGACCCGGAGCTGTGCTATGGAGGCATGCACCTTCAATCTGCAATTTTGTCCATTCAAGAAGGGGGAGAAGGATTTATGGTCCAGCTGTGGCCCATGACTTTGCAAGCGGCTACGGTATCGAAGGTGCCGCAGGTAATCAAATCGGTGTTAGCTTCTCATGCTAAGGTGTTTCAAACACTACCAGAGCTGCCGCCACATCGTTGCCATGATCATGCCATTCCATTGATAGAAGGAGCTTCAGTTCCGAATATAAGACCTTATCATTACCCGCACCATCAGAAAGCAGTAATTGAACTAATGGTACGAGAAATGCTGGCCTCAGGGATAATTCGGCCAAGCTCCAGCCCCTACGCGAGCCCGATATTGTTGGTGAAGAAAAAGGACGACAGCTGGAGATTTTGTGTCGATTATAGGGTGTTAAATGGTATTATGGTGCCGGATAAATTTCCTATTCCCGTCATTGATGAGCTACTCGACGGGAGCTGCAGTTTTCTCTAAGCTGGATATAAAATCAGGGTTCCACCAAATTCGGATGAGGGATCAAGACATCCACAAGACCGCCTTCCGCACTCATGAGGGCCATTATGAGTTTCTAGTCATGCCCTTTGGCTTGACAAACGCCCCTAGCTCCTTCCAATCCTTGATCAATGACATTCTTAAGCCTCTATTGCGAAAATTCGTCTTAGTCTTTTTCGATGATATCCTCATCTACAGTCAGGATATGGCTAGCCATGCCCTTAATCTTCAAGAAGTTTTCCAGATTTTAAAGGAGAACCAGCTGGTGTTGAATGAGAAGAAATGCACATTCGCAGTGAGTTCAGTGGAATACTTGGGCCACATTGTCTCGGCACAAGGGGTCTCGGCGGATCCTAACAAAACCACACCGATGCTAGAGTGGCCGGTGCCTATGGACCAGCGAGCTTTACAGGGATTCTTGGGCCTTACCGGCTATTGCAGGTGGTTTGTGCAAGGATATGGGGTGATCGCCAAGTCGTTAACGGAGTTGATAAAGCGAAATGCGTTTGAATGGAATGACAAGGCACAGGAGGCTTTCGAGAGATTGAAGAGGCTGATGGCAGACCTACCGACTCTAGCAGTCCCGGATTTCAATCAAGACTTTGTTTTGAAAACTGATGCATCGAGTGAGGGGTTGGGTGCGGTGCTGTCCCAGCAAGGCAGACCAATAGCATTCCTAAGCCAAGCACTATCTCCAAGGGCCCGACAAAAATCTGCGTATGAGAGGGAGTTGATGGCCATTGTCTTCGCTGTCCAAAAGTGGCGGCATTACTTGTTGGGTCGCCATTTTATTCTTCTCACAGATCAGCGAAGTCTGAAGTTCCTCACGGACCAGCGACTCATGGACCCAACTTACTTGAAGTGGACCACTAAATTGTTAGGCTTGGATTTTGAGATTCGATACTGGCCAGGCCTTGAGAATAAGGCAGCAGATGCGTTGTCACGGCAAATGATGGCAAGGGTGATTTCAATAGTACATATGAACCTCTGGGAAATGGTGGAAGAGGAAGTGGCTCACGACCAAGAGCTACAAAAGATTGTGGTCGCCCTGCAGCAGGGGCTGGATGACTATCCGGGGTATTCCCTACACAAGGGTCGACTGTTTTACCAAGGGAAAGCAGTGTTTCCTGCAAATTCTTCTCAGATCTCACTTTTGCTGGCTGAGTCCCATGACAGCGGGGCGGGTGGACATTCAGGCTTCTTTCGAACCTATAAGCGGCTGGCAGCAACGGTTCATTGGCGCGGCATGAGGCAACGAATCAAAGATTATATTGCAGGCTGCCATACTTGCTAGCAAAACAAGCATGCAGCGATGAAACCGGCGGGGCTGTTGCAGCCATTACCAGTTCCGGAGCGAGTTTGGGAGCACGTTACAATGGATTTTGTGGCGGCATTGCCAAAATTCAAAGGCATGGACACTATCCTAGTAATGGTCGATCGGTTAACTAAATATGCTCACTTTATCCCCCTAGCTCATCTATTTTCAGCCAAGGAGGTGGCACTAGCCTTTATTAAAGAGGTAATTAAACTACACGGGTTCCCCAAGTCAATCATATCGCATAGGGATAGGGTGTTCATGAGTAAGTTTTGGTCCAAACTATTCCAAGCAGTAGGGACAAAATTGAAGTACAGCACGGCATTTCATTCGCAAACCGATGGCCAAACCGAGGTGGTGAATCGCTGTTTGGAGACTTATTTGCGGTGCTTTGTGGGGGGCTACCCGAAGAAATGGTTGGAGTGGCTACCATGGGCGGAGTTTTGGTTTAATACCTCCTACAATGCCTCAGTCCAAACAACTCCATTTCAAGAACTTTATGGGGTGCCGGCACCTATTCTTTTCCGGGGAGAGATGTTTCCATCGCATGTTGAGGAGGTGGCAGCATTGACCGCAGCCAGGGATGCAGTGTTAGCAGAGTTGAAGATGCACTTGGTGCAGGCTCAGCAGCGAATGAAACAAGCAGCAGATAGGCATCGAAGGGATGTCAAGTTCAAGCCGGGTGAGTGGGTTTTTTTGAAAATGCAACCTTACCGGATGCGGACACTAGCGCAGAGGGTCAATGAAAAGCTAAGCCCTCGGTACTATGGACCGTTTGAAGTGGTTGAGAGGATAGGGGCAATGGCATACAGGTTAGCCATGCCTCAAGGGTGCAGACTTCACCCGGCCTTCCATATTAGCAAGTTGAAAAAGGCTATCCCGCCGCAGCAGGTACAGACACTTCCAGTGGAACTGGCTGAGGATGGTGAGCTAGTGGTGCAGCCATCCCAGATTGTGGCACCGCGAACCGCAGAGGATGGGAATTTGGAGTATTTGGTGCGCTGGATGGGCCTCTTTCCTTGTGAGGATAGTTGGGAGCGAGCGGCGACATTGCGAGCCACCTTTCCGGAGTTCCACCTTTAGGACAAGGTGGTTGTCCGAGAAGAGAGTATTGATAGAGAGGCGCCTACTACTAACAGGTTTGGACTGTGTTACAAAAGGAGGGATAAGTAGAGGTCAAGTAGAAATGTTTTAGGAGTTGTCGGCATATCCAGTTGGCTTATAGGTTGTTAGACCCTATTACTCATTGCCTATAAATAACTAGGTTATAATTAGTTTAGAGAGGATAGTTTTTCAGTTGTGAATTCTGTTAGATGttagagagaatctctctctctctaagcTGGTAGTTCCAGCTGTGTAGAACCTTCTAAGGATAGCTAATTGGCCGTCCCGCTGTATCAATAAAACTTGATCATTCTGCTATTGCTGGTCCTTTCAGAATCTCCACAGCAtaattctatactaaaatccTAACTTCTGAGAATACATGGTTAAGTATGTTTGTAGGCTCTAATACTATAGAAAAGATAACAATTCAATAATTCACTACCAAAGATAAACAAATTCCTAAAACGGCAATTCTCACGTCAACCCTAGTAGAACAGCATTCTTCCTCTACCAACTCTTCAGTACACTCAGCAAAATCATATTTTTCATTATGGTATATAGAAAATATACACCCTGACAAACATCAAGACCAGCATGCTGCAAGATCCATTCCTCCTTAGTCTTCAAACTTTATTTTCTTTGGTGCGGGATGGATGTTACCAACCTGGAAGAACAATAATATATATCATGAGTGAAAATCCAGACGCAAAACTTCCTATGACTGAAAAAAGAAAGTATCTAAGCAACACAGATTAATGGAGGTAAGCAGGTAAAAAGCTCACAATCGCAGGGCACTCGTAATCAATGCCAGCAGCCTCCAACCTTTTTCGTCGTTTATTGTCACGCTTCACAATCTTTTCTACCAACTTATTGTACTCTTCCAATGTTCTTTCCTGAATAAAATGTTGCCAAAGAACATTATACACTTGCTATAATACTGAGAATCACATTGAAAACCCTCAGAAACATATACTTTTCCTCAATTAGTTACCTTGTCATGTCGCCCTCGTTCAAGTTGTACTGAATCAATTGGTTTGTGCTTGTAATTGAAACCTCTCCATCTACAAATTAAAATCCCCACGTCTTCAAATTATCTTCTTGGTATTCAAAATaagaaaccttttttttttctttcaaaatttagtttttccatttttttttaattttattctgcaCTTATGCTAATACATATTGATATTACTGAATTAGTTCAATCAAATATGACAAAGTATGCCATTTTATTAGCATTGGTAAGAAAGGAGGCAAATATGCATGTGTTTA
This window contains:
- the LOC112755339 gene encoding uncharacterized protein is translated as MWKSLVGDDEEQGESLLGEDSGGLCSLSPTQRIYGFAACLIAGLACMLLSMIVFAKPIKFALLFTFGNVLAVGSTAFLLGPAQQLGMMLDNARVFATAIYIGCVVIALICALWIHDKLLTIIAIIIEIGALIWYSLSYIPFARRMVSELMIRLCDTEL